The Palaemon carinicauda isolate YSFRI2023 chromosome 33, ASM3689809v2, whole genome shotgun sequence genome contains a region encoding:
- the LOC137626276 gene encoding uncharacterized protein, with amino-acid sequence MKADRDVEADIQGIAAEENSIKLKMMTRHNEKEREEAQHAKKIEARWEERHSEETRHSKEIEQRWEDEAREIVGHVRSMEGKEREREEKEREEAREIARHKRELELLNARTESTTQTEATPANLVFNVSNA; translated from the coding sequence atgaaagcagatagggatgtagaggctgatatTCAAGGAATTGCTGCAGAGGAGAATTCGATAAAGTTAAAGATGATGACGAGACATAATGAAAAAGAGAGGGAAGAAGCACAGCATGCAAAGAAAATagaagcaagatgggaagaaagacacTCAGAAGAAACACGACATTCCAAGGAAATTGAACAAAGATGGGAAGATGAAGCCCGAGAGATTGTAGGACATGTAAGGAGTATGGAAGGAAAAgaaagagaacgagaagaaaaagagagggaagaggcaagagagattgcacgacataagagggagttggagctgttgaatgctcgtacAGAGTCGACAACACAGACAGAGGCGACCCCTGCTAATCTAGTGTTTAATGTGTCGAATGCCTAG